In Subdoligranulum variabile, the genomic stretch TAATAGATGCCTTTTTTGGCCAGCAGTTCGGTGTGGGTCCCTTCCTCCTCGATGCCGTCCTTGCCAAGGACAAGGATGCGGTCGGCGTTCTGGATGGTGGTCAGGCGATGGGCGATGGTCAGTGTGGTACGCCCCTTGGCCAGCTTGTCCAGGCTTTGTCCCACGAGAATCTCGCTCTCGTTGTCCAGAGCGCTGGTGGCCTCATCCAGCAAAAGAATGGGTGGATTTTTCAGAAAGACCCGCGCAATGGCAATACGCTGTTTCTGACCGCCGCTGAGTTTGACACCGCGTTCTCCCACATAGGTGTCGTACCCGTCTTTCAGGGCACGCACAAAACCGTCGGCTCCGGCAAGTTTGGCAGCGGTCTCGATTTCCTCCCGGGTGGCGCCGGGCTTGCCATAAGCAATGTTTTCGGCTACGGTGCCGCTGAAGAGGTAGACGTCCTGCTGTACGACGCCGATGGCATCCCGCAGGCTGTGCAGTGTGACATGGCGCACATTCTGCCCGTCAATGAGAATCTCACCGCCGGTTACATCATAGAAGCGGGGGATCAGGTTGCACAATGTCGTTTTGCCGCCGCCGGAAGGCCCTACCAGGGCCAGGCTTTCTCCGGGACGGATACGCAGGTTTACATGGCGCAGGACCTGGTTGTGGTCATCGGGGTATTCAAAACTCACATCCCGGAATTCGATGCCGCCTTCCCGCACCACCAGCGGCTGAGCATCAGGAGCGTCGGCAATGGCCACAGGCGTGTCCATGATCTCCAGAAACCGCTCGATGCCGGTCATGCCCCGCTGGAATTGCTCGGCAAATTCCACGATGCGGCGGATGGTGGCAATCAGGGTGGAAACATACAGCACATAGGCGACGAGGTCGCCGGCGTTGATGGCGCCATAGACCAGGGCAAGACCGCCGGCCAGGATAACAACCAGGTACATCAGGCCGTCGAACAGGCGGGTAGAGGTGTTGAAGGCGGCCATGGCGTGGTAAGTCAGCGTTTTGATGCGCTCAAACGCACGGTTGCCTTCGGCAAATTTTTCCCGCTCCTGTTCCTCAGCGGCGAAGGCTTTGACCACCCGCTGCCCCAGCAGGCTGTCCTCAATGGTGGCGTTGAGCTCGCCGATCTGAAAGCGCTGCTGCCGGAACCGGGCCCGCAGTTTGAGATTGAGACAGACCGAAACAACACCCATCAGCGGAACACAGGCGAATACCACCAGCGTCAGCGGGATGCTGGCCTGACAGAGAATCACAAAGGAAGCTACAATCTTGATAAAGGCGATGAAAAATTCCTCGGGACAGTGATGGGCAAATTCCGTTACATCGAACAGATCGTTGGTGATTCGTCCCATGATCTGGCCGACTTTGGTGTTGTTGTAGTAGGTATGGTCCAGCCGCAGCAGATGATCGAAGGCATCCCGGCGCATATCGGTCTCGATATGCACGCCCATAATGTGCCCGATACCGGACATGAAATAGCTGGCGGCGCCGTCGATGATGCGCAGCACGAAATACAGAGCGGCCAGTCGCAGAACAGCCTGTACAGTCAGTGCAGCCCCCTGACCGGAAGCGGCGTTGGTCAAGGTGCCCATGATCTTGGGCAGAACGATATCGCACAAGGTGGTCAGAGCGGCACAGAATAAATCGAAAAACAGGATGCCCTTGTATTTCATCAGGTAGGGCAGGAACCGGCGCATCAATTCGCCGCTGCCGCCTTGTTTCTTGGGGGAAGAATCCATGGTAAAGTCCTCATTTCTTTGTGTTGCATAGAAAGACCGCTCCCGCAAGGGAGCGGTCCGAAGCAAATGTTACTGTATGGTGGTGTCAGCCTTGCTCAGAAGAAGCCGGGACACTTTCCGCTTGTATTTCAGGCTCTGGCTCGGCGGGCGGCTCGGGGGCAGGAGCGCCTCCATCGCCGCCTTCGCCTCCGGAGGAGCTGCTTTCGGAGGAACCTGCAGAACTGTTGTCGGTGGAACTGCTGCTCTCGGAAGGTGCTGTCTCTGTAGAACTGCTGCTTTCCGTTGAACTACTGGAACCGTCTCCGCTGGGGGGCGGGGTCCCGGGATCGGTAGACGTTGCAGGTGGAGCAGTGGCCGCTGGCGCTTCCTGCAGCAGCACTCCGCATCGGCCGCAGACCACACTGCTGTCACCCTGTGTCACGGGCTGGTGCCCCAGAGCACTCTGGCCGTAGGTGGTGGTCTGCGCACCGCAGCTGCATTTCAATTGGATGACCTCGGCGCTGGTGCAGGTTGCAGGCGTGTCGCTCACCACAATGTTGTAATTGTGGGTGTGCGCAATGGTTTCACTCTTGGTCTGGCCGCAGCGACGGCAGGTGTATACCATCTGATCCCCCTGCTGGCTGCCACCATCCCAATCGTGGCCCAGTGCAGGAATATCCTTCTCAATGATCTCCCCGCAGATGCTGCACTTGTATTTGGCACTGCCCGCATTCAGGCAGGTGGGAGCCACGGCGGTGCCGCTTACCTCCACATATTGATGCTCATGGGCATCCGCCTGAAAATGAGCCGTCAGGACCACACCGCCGGCGTTGGCGTCAGAGGGCATGGTGAACTGAATGGTAGCGCTGCTGTAGCTGCCGCCGGTGCTGGAAGTCCATCCGGCAAAAACGAAGCCTTCTTTCGCAACCGCAGTGACGGCGCTGGCGGTGCCGCCCTTCTTGACAAGCTGGCTGGTGGACCCGGACAGGGTACCGCCATTGGTGGCCACGAATTCCAGGGGAACTTTGGCGCCGCGCACGGCAATGGGGTCTTCGGAGATCAGGTTGGCCGGGACGCCGTCGGGGGTGGGAATGGTGCCCAGCGGCTGGGGACGGCGGTCTTCGGTCACATAGGCGTGAGTCCGCACATAATTGAAGTAGGCGGTTACAGCAGCCTTGGACAGATGCACCCCATCCGAAAGGGTGTAATCCGTCTTGGCCCAGCCGGTGGTGCTGTCCCGCAGCACTTCGGAACTGTTCAGAAACTTGAAGCCGTTTTCCTCACACATGGTCACCAGGGCGGCGTTGTAGGCGTCCACCTGGGTCATGGTGAGATTGGTGTTTTCCCGCTGTTTGTCCAGCGGCGGGATTGCACTGACAATGATGTCGCAGTATGGCCAGGCCGTCTGGATGGCCTGCAGGCCTTTTAAGTAGGTGGAGATGAAATTGGTGGCGTCTGTGGAGGAACCGCTGAGATTGTTGGTACCATAGCAGATGATGATGCGTTTGGGCTTGAGCATGGCCACCGCCTCTGGTACGGTGTACATGGTGGAGGAGCCTTTGAATTTCTCACACTTGAGGGTGGTGATGGCACCGGCTCCCATGCTCACCACACCGATGTTGTTGTTCAGCGATGTGAATGCTTGTCCGGTCTCGTCGGCATACATCAGGTACCGGGCGGTGTTGGAATCGCCGATGAACAGTGTTTCGTCCACATAGCTGCGCCCGGCGTCCTCTGTCTGCGGCAGAACGGTGCCCACCG encodes the following:
- a CDS encoding ABC transporter ATP-binding protein; this translates as MDSSPKKQGGSGELMRRFLPYLMKYKGILFFDLFCAALTTLCDIVLPKIMGTLTNAASGQGAALTVQAVLRLAALYFVLRIIDGAASYFMSGIGHIMGVHIETDMRRDAFDHLLRLDHTYYNNTKVGQIMGRITNDLFDVTEFAHHCPEEFFIAFIKIVASFVILCQASIPLTLVVFACVPLMGVVSVCLNLKLRARFRQQRFQIGELNATIEDSLLGQRVVKAFAAEEQEREKFAEGNRAFERIKTLTYHAMAAFNTSTRLFDGLMYLVVILAGGLALVYGAINAGDLVAYVLYVSTLIATIRRIVEFAEQFQRGMTGIERFLEIMDTPVAIADAPDAQPLVVREGGIEFRDVSFEYPDDHNQVLRHVNLRIRPGESLALVGPSGGGKTTLCNLIPRFYDVTGGEILIDGQNVRHVTLHSLRDAIGVVQQDVYLFSGTVAENIAYGKPGATREEIETAAKLAGADGFVRALKDGYDTYVGERGVKLSGGQKQRIAIARVFLKNPPILLLDEATSALDNESEILVGQSLDKLAKGRTTLTIAHRLTTIQNADRILVLGKDGIEEEGTHTELLAKKGIYYRLWNGLVSGQTL
- a CDS encoding SGNH/GDSL hydrolase family protein, which encodes MKLPSFAPWESWNRKLLLTAAGCAGAIVVFCCLLIIALNGKPAPEGNFDQATAETAETASAETAEIPHAADLAVETAAVGTVLPQTEDAGRSYVDETLFIGDSNTARYLMYADETGQAFTSLNNNIGVVSMGAGAITTLKCEKFKGSSTMYTVPEAVAMLKPKRIIICYGTNNLSGSSTDATNFISTYLKGLQAIQTAWPYCDIIVSAIPPLDKQRENTNLTMTQVDAYNAALVTMCEENGFKFLNSSEVLRDSTTGWAKTDYTLSDGVHLSKAAVTAYFNYVRTHAYVTEDRRPQPLGTIPTPDGVPANLISEDPIAVRGAKVPLEFVATNGGTLSGSTSQLVKKGGTASAVTAVAKEGFVFAGWTSSTGGSYSSATIQFTMPSDANAGGVVLTAHFQADAHEHQYVEVSGTAVAPTCLNAGSAKYKCSICGEIIEKDIPALGHDWDGGSQQGDQMVYTCRRCGQTKSETIAHTHNYNIVVSDTPATCTSAEVIQLKCSCGAQTTTYGQSALGHQPVTQGDSSVVCGRCGVLLQEAPAATAPPATSTDPGTPPPSGDGSSSSTESSSSTETAPSESSSSTDNSSAGSSESSSSGGEGGDGGAPAPEPPAEPEPEIQAESVPASSEQG